The Neodiprion virginianus isolate iyNeoVirg1 chromosome 5, iyNeoVirg1.1, whole genome shotgun sequence genome contains a region encoding:
- the LOC124305856 gene encoding aquaporin-like yields the protein MLMMTILLTMRTSNSSVRLFAPFAIGSIFIAGITAFGSNTGGSFNPARSFAPALFARHWNDHWVYWLGPTLGSVVAAFLYKCIFKSAIEEGEELEEEDVMDKPNDEVAKSGEKGSKERRGEEKKL from the exons ATGCTGATGATGACTATTCTCCTGACAATGCGGACGAGTAACTCGAGTGTTCGTTTATTCGCACCTTTCGCGATTGGATCGATTTTTATAGCCGGTATCACCGCTTTTGGCTCAAACACCGGCGGATCATTTAATCCGGCAAGAAGTTTTGCACCAGCTCTGTTTGCCAGACACTGGAACGATCATTgg GTCTACTGGTTGGGACCGACTCTCGGTTCGGTGGTAGCCGCTTTTTTATACAAATGCATATTCAAGTCAGCAATTGAAGAGGGGGAAGAATTGGAAGAAGAAGACGTAATGGATAAACCCAACGATGAGGTAGCAAAATCGGGAGAAAAAGGatcgaaagaaagaagaggggaagaaaagaaactgtGA
- the LOC124305852 gene encoding dual specificity mitogen-activated protein kinase kinase 6: MASRKGKRNLRITMSEEAAVPLTPPRNLDKRTTITIGEKTFNVEADDLEVLCVLGRGAYGVVEKMKHKQSGTIMAVKRITATVNTQEQKRLLMDLDVSMRSSACPYTVQFYGALFREGDVWICMEVMDMSLDKFYINVYEHGRSIPEDILGKIAFAVVSALHYLYSQLRVIHRDVKPSNILINQKGEVKICDFGISGYLVDSVAKTIDAGCKPYMAPERIDPTGNPSQYDIRSDVWSLGISLVELAMGKFPYASWGTPFEQLKQVVKDDAPKLPPGKFSSDFEEFINKCLMKDYTARPNYNQLLEFSFLQAHAAKDTDVAAFVGEILRLTDSERPV; encoded by the exons ATGGCTTCACGtaagggaaaaagaaatttgagaatTACAATGTCAGAGGAGGCAGCGGTTCCGTT AACTCCCCCGAGAAACTTGGATAAACGAACGACCATAACTATTGGTGAAAAAACGTTCAATGTCGAAGCTGACGATCTCGAAGTCTTGTGCGTTCTTGGACGCGGAGCATACGGCGTTGTGGAGAAGATGAAGCATAAACAAAGTGGTACAATAATGGCTGTTAAG AGAATAACAGCGACGGTAAATACACAAGAACAAAAAAGATTGCTGATGGACCTTGACGTTTCTATGCGAAGTTCGGCCTGTCCGTACACAGTACAGTTTTACGGTGCTTTATTTAGGGAAGGTGATGTTTGGATATGTATGGAAGTAATGGACATGAGTTTAGACAAGTTTTATATAAACGTTTACGAACATGGGCGATCGATTCCCGAAGATATACTTGGAAAAATAGCTTTCGCT GTAGTTAGCGCACTTCACTATCTTTACTCACAGCTACGCGTTATACACAGGGATGTAAAGCCGAGTAATATATTGATAAATCAAAAAGGAGAGGTGAAGATCTGTGATTTTGGGATATCAGGTTATCTCGTAGATTCGGTAGCAAAAACCATAGATGCTGGCTGCAAACCGTATATGGCG CCAGAAAGGATAGACCCAACAGGTAATCCTTCGCAGTATGACATACGCTCAGACGTTTGGTCGCTAGGAATATCCCTCGTTGAACTGGCGATGGGAAAATTTCCTTATGCCTCGTGGGGTACTCCGTTTGAACAACTAAAGCAGGTTGTTAAAGATGACGCTCCAAAATTGCCTCCTGGTAAATTTTCTTCAGACTTTGAGGAATTTATAAACAAGTG CCTAATGAAGGACTACACTGCCCGGCCtaattataatcaattattGGAATTTAGTTTCTTACAAGCACACGCTGCTAAGGATACAGATGTAGCAGCTTTCGTTGGTGAAATTTTGAGATTGACAGATTCAGAAAGACCTGTTTAA